In the Sus scrofa isolate TJ Tabasco breed Duroc chromosome 7, Sscrofa11.1, whole genome shotgun sequence genome, one interval contains:
- the LOC100519495 gene encoding olfactory receptor 4K14-like — MDTGNLSIVSEFVLLGLCQSWTMQVLLLLIFSILFLIIVSGNIAIMILITIDTHLHYPMYFLLANLSFVDMWLCLITTPKMITDFVREKKTISFGGCMCQVLFVHFCGGGEMVLLVVMAYDRYVAICKPLHYLTIMNVQKCIWLVAISWTIGFVHALSQMAVIMQLPFCGPREIDSFFCDIPLVIKLACIDSYNLGILMNADSGVLTMTCFIVLLISYTYILLTVRQSSKTGVSRALSTCTAHITVVVLFFGPCIFIYVWPLSITWVDKFLAVFYSVFTPLLNPAIYTLRNKEIKNAVKRFKSYYMHSKENI; from the coding sequence ATGGATACAGGAAATCTGTCTATAGTGTCAGAATTTGTGCTTCTGGGACTTTGCCAGTCATGGACTATGCAGGTCTTACTCTTACTGatattttctatccttttcctgATCATCGTATCTGGAAATATCGCCATCATGATCTTAATCACCATTGACACCCATTTGCATTACCCTATGTATTTCTTACTGGCCAATCTGTCCTTTGTTGATATGTGGCTTTGTTTGATAACTACTCCTAAGATGATTACAGATTTtgtcagagaaaaaaagactatttccTTTGGAGGCTGCATGTGCCAGGTCCTCTTTGTACATTTTTGTGGAGGTGGTGAGATGGTGCTATTGGTGGtaatggcctatgaccgctatgtggccatctgcaagcctctCCACTATTTGACCATTATGAACGTGCAAAAGTGCATTTGGCTTGTGGCAATTTCCTGGACCATTGGCTTTGTACATGCCCTAAGTCAAATGGCTGTGATTATGCAATTGCCTTTTTGTGGCCCCAGGGAAATTGACAGCTTCTTCTGTGATATACCACTGGTCATCAAGCTTGCCTGCATAGATTCCTATAACTTGGGAATATTAATGAATGCTGACAGTGGGGTTCTGACCATGACCTGCTTCATAGTGTTGCTGATATCCTACACGTACATTCTTCTTACTGTTCGTCAAAGCTCTAAAACTGGTGTATCTAGGGCACTCTCTACCTGCACTGCACATATCACAGTGGTGGTGCTCTTCTTTGGGCCCTGCATCTTCATCTACGTGTGGCCACTCAGCATCACCTGGGTGGACAAATTTCTTGCTGTGTTTTACTCTGTCTTTACACCTCTCCTAAATCCAGCTATTTATACCCtaagaaataaagagataaaaaatgcTGTGAAGAGATTTAAAAGCTACTACATGCAttccaaggaaaatatttaa